A single region of the Thermotoga profunda AZM34c06 genome encodes:
- a CDS encoding transglutaminase-like domain-containing protein — protein sequence MEFLMCDLPEDVQREEKIGNFTLAFRLIDKWLKDERITQIQRQRLLYERERINMLLENYPFDEEEALKKAKEKITDFTYDEFYELLENGYIDYILVDGKRKFQERFIPNIGFALPKYKERMQKDKDSERAKELLHKRLDELLSGNLPREYKVRIKMNAKIKGDGKSFRVWLPFPKEELQVRDVKLISASHENYFIAPNDTPQRTIYFESKDKEYFIEFEYTVSEWINKVDPSKVERPDIDEHLNEDPPHIVFSPYLKRLTNEILQGESNDYLKAMKIYDWITNHVRYSYVRPYATFENISKYVSENLKGDCGFQAILFITMCRIAGIPARWQSGWYANPVFASSHDWALFYVKPYGWLPVDPSFGGARRDNEPYRRFYFGNLDGFRMVANSDFMKDFEPKTVFYREDPTDNQTGEAESEGKKVKLQTKIEVISFQQL from the coding sequence GTGGAATTTTTGATGTGTGATCTTCCTGAGGATGTGCAACGAGAGGAAAAGATCGGTAACTTCACCTTGGCATTCAGATTGATTGACAAATGGCTCAAAGATGAAAGAATCACACAGATTCAAAGACAGAGACTTTTATACGAGAGAGAAAGAATCAACATGCTTTTAGAGAATTATCCATTTGATGAAGAAGAAGCATTAAAAAAAGCCAAGGAAAAGATCACAGATTTTACCTACGACGAGTTTTATGAACTTCTTGAAAATGGATATATCGATTACATACTCGTAGATGGTAAGAGAAAATTTCAGGAAAGATTCATCCCCAACATTGGTTTTGCTTTACCAAAATACAAAGAAAGAATGCAGAAAGATAAAGATTCAGAAAGGGCAAAAGAGCTTTTACACAAAAGATTAGATGAGCTTTTAAGTGGCAATTTACCAAGAGAGTACAAGGTTCGCATAAAGATGAATGCAAAGATAAAAGGAGATGGTAAATCATTCCGTGTTTGGCTTCCATTTCCAAAAGAAGAACTTCAAGTCAGAGATGTGAAGTTGATATCCGCAAGTCATGAGAACTACTTCATCGCACCGAATGATACGCCACAAAGAACGATATATTTCGAATCAAAAGACAAAGAGTACTTCATCGAGTTTGAATACACGGTGAGCGAATGGATCAATAAAGTAGACCCCAGCAAAGTTGAAAGACCAGATATCGATGAACATTTGAATGAAGATCCACCGCATATAGTCTTCAGTCCATATTTGAAAAGATTGACAAATGAGATATTACAAGGTGAATCAAATGATTATCTCAAAGCAATGAAAATCTATGACTGGATCACAAATCATGTCAGGTATTCTTATGTCAGACCTTATGCAACCTTTGAGAATATATCAAAATACGTATCAGAAAATCTGAAGGGTGATTGTGGATTTCAAGCAATCTTGTTTATAACCATGTGTAGAATAGCTGGTATACCTGCAAGATGGCAATCTGGTTGGTACGCAAATCCCGTATTTGCTTCTTCACATGACTGGGCACTGTTTTATGTAAAACCATACGGTTGGCTTCCAGTCGATCCTTCTTTTGGTGGTGCAAGAAGAGATAATGAGCCATACCGAAGATTTTATTTTGGCAATCTCGATGGTTTTAGAATGGTCGCTAATTCAGATTTTATGAAGGATTTTGAACCAAAGACCGTGTTTTACAGAGAAGATCCAACGGACAATCAAACAGGAGAAGCCGAGTCAGAGGGCAAGAAAGTCAAATTGCAAACAAAGATCGAGGTAATTTCATTTCAGCAATTATAA
- a CDS encoding adenine deaminase C-terminal domain-containing protein: protein MVKDGVFEFVEEGEITENEPVEIVDLKNMYVVPGLIDAHMHVESSLVTCSGFAEVALKHGTIAVLQDPHEMANVFGIDGVRFMIENGKDQPLKFYTAIPSCVPTTNKNLETPNASIEPEDVEKLAKIENVIALGEVMDYIGVLNDNEKLLEIIEIAKKHNLLIEGHCPTLKGKDLSKYISTGIGSDHTLTNPQKLSEQLSKGMCVMIQEKSLTEENIQAISKLKDKSQILLVTDDTPTTKLLKGHLNKVVSLAAKKGWDLLDAIASATIKPARYLKLPNLGAIAPAKYANFFVTENLEELEPINTFCKGVEYERLLPQKFEGRLTLRFDKKTFSEREFHLSNVGDGIKKLNVVICNDRNSFTELIQESISIKNGFAIGDYVNVAVFHRKSLKGHVGLLKGFGMHKGAFASSFSHDSHNIVVVGKCSRCMKMAVEELLNIGGGMVYHDCSDSVSLPLEIGGIISTQKVETVARRLEKIENALREAGVRHKNPVIFLSVLALTVSPLYKFSDLGIVDTERAKVLANYSS from the coding sequence TTGGTAAAAGATGGTGTTTTCGAATTTGTCGAAGAAGGAGAAATCACGGAAAACGAACCAGTTGAAATTGTCGATCTAAAAAACATGTATGTAGTACCAGGACTGATAGATGCTCATATGCATGTTGAAAGTTCTCTTGTCACATGTAGTGGATTTGCAGAAGTTGCCTTAAAACATGGGACGATCGCAGTGTTACAAGACCCCCATGAGATGGCCAATGTCTTTGGAATAGATGGAGTAAGGTTCATGATTGAAAATGGAAAAGATCAACCTTTGAAGTTTTATACCGCTATTCCAAGTTGTGTTCCAACAACCAATAAGAATCTGGAAACACCAAATGCATCTATCGAACCTGAAGATGTAGAAAAACTTGCAAAGATAGAGAATGTGATAGCACTTGGAGAGGTTATGGATTACATAGGAGTATTGAATGACAACGAAAAACTCCTTGAAATTATCGAAATAGCAAAAAAGCACAATTTGTTGATCGAAGGGCACTGTCCTACCTTGAAAGGGAAAGATCTATCGAAATACATATCAACTGGTATTGGTTCAGACCATACCTTAACAAACCCACAGAAACTTTCAGAACAACTTTCAAAAGGTATGTGCGTGATGATTCAAGAAAAATCCCTTACCGAGGAAAATATCCAGGCAATTTCAAAATTGAAAGATAAGTCTCAGATACTCCTTGTTACCGATGACACACCAACCACAAAATTGCTAAAAGGTCATCTGAACAAAGTTGTGTCCCTGGCAGCGAAAAAGGGATGGGACCTTCTTGATGCAATCGCATCTGCAACTATCAAGCCTGCAAGATATTTGAAGTTACCAAATCTTGGAGCGATAGCTCCAGCGAAATATGCGAACTTCTTTGTTACTGAGAATCTTGAAGAATTAGAACCTATCAATACTTTTTGCAAAGGTGTTGAATATGAAAGACTTCTACCACAGAAATTTGAGGGAAGATTGACCTTGAGATTTGATAAAAAAACTTTTAGTGAAAGAGAATTTCACTTGTCGAATGTCGGCGATGGTATTAAAAAATTGAATGTAGTTATATGTAACGATCGAAACAGTTTCACGGAACTAATCCAAGAATCGATTAGTATCAAAAACGGTTTTGCGATTGGTGATTATGTCAATGTAGCTGTGTTTCACAGAAAGTCTTTGAAAGGACACGTCGGATTGTTGAAAGGTTTTGGAATGCATAAAGGAGCCTTTGCTTCAAGTTTCTCACACGATTCGCACAATATTGTTGTGGTGGGAAAGTGTTCAAGATGCATGAAAATGGCTGTTGAGGAGCTCTTGAATATTGGTGGTGGTATGGTGTATCATGACTGTTCAGATTCTGTGAGTTTACCACTTGAGATAGGTGGGATAATAAGCACACAAAAGGTTGAAACAGTCGCTCGAAGGCTCGAGAAAATAGAAAATGCACTCAGGGAAGCTGGTGTTAGGCACAAAAATCCTGTGATCTTTCTCTCTGTTCTGGCTTTGACAGTCAGTCCACTCTATAAATTCTCCGATCTTGGCATAGTTGATACAGAAAGAGCGAAAGTTCTTGCAAATTATTCTTCTTGA
- a CDS encoding nucleoside phosphorylase — MSVQKHIRCKEGDVGRYVFIPGDEARAAKIAKRLESVSQISMNRAYHVYTGKLLGETVSVCSTGIGGPSASIAIEELARVGAKTLIRVGSAGGRQPNMPIGSLVIATAAYRGEGTSHAYAPAPFPAVADLKVTLALMKAAEELNYQYYHGIVFTRDAYYVQDEHLNKFLTDCGVVAAEQECSIAFVLGSLRHLSVGAILATDSNIWLNPQPTLEEKERLFYEAEKKMIDVAIRAVEILIERDRSGEKTF, encoded by the coding sequence ATGAGTGTTCAAAAACATATCAGGTGCAAAGAGGGAGATGTGGGAAGATATGTGTTCATACCGGGTGATGAAGCAAGGGCAGCTAAAATAGCCAAGCGGCTTGAGAGTGTAAGTCAGATCTCAATGAATAGGGCATATCATGTTTATACTGGAAAATTGCTCGGTGAGACTGTCAGCGTTTGCTCAACTGGTATCGGTGGTCCATCGGCTTCGATAGCAATTGAAGAATTGGCAAGAGTTGGAGCAAAAACATTGATAAGAGTTGGTTCAGCCGGAGGTAGACAACCAAATATGCCAATTGGTAGTTTGGTAATAGCCACAGCGGCGTATAGGGGTGAAGGCACTTCACACGCCTATGCTCCTGCTCCATTTCCCGCAGTTGCCGATCTAAAAGTCACACTTGCCTTGATGAAAGCTGCAGAAGAATTGAATTACCAATATTACCATGGTATTGTGTTTACAAGAGATGCATATTACGTTCAAGATGAGCATTTAAATAAATTTCTGACCGACTGTGGTGTTGTGGCAGCTGAACAAGAGTGTTCGATTGCCTTTGTTCTTGGATCTTTGAGACATCTTTCTGTAGGCGCTATACTCGCAACGGATTCAAATATCTGGCTTAATCCACAACCAACTTTGGAAGAAAAAGAGAGACTATTCTATGAAGCCGAAAAGAAGATGATAGATGTTGCCATAAGAGCAGTCGAAATATTGATAGAGAGGGATCGTTCTGGAGAGAAGACTTTTTAA
- a CDS encoding ABC transporter ATP-binding protein: protein MAFLEIVDVSVAYQNNVVVLKNLSLSVEKGSFLSLLGPSGCGKTTTLRTLAGFISPMNGKIIVNGKDYTRVPPHKRNMGIVFQSYALFPHLNVFENIAFGLKMRKLNKSEIDQRVKRAIDLVGLSGLEYRLPSQLSGGQQQRVGIARAIVIEPDVLLMDEPLSNLDANLRIEMRNEIRRIQQKLGITTIYVTHDQSEAVALSDQIAVMNNGKIVQLDTPKEVFSNPKTRFVANFMGFQEIAKGVVEKVEGDFATIKTVEKSLKARTTTSMKENEKVVLCARARRMMVDVHDGENKLSSLVASKIFQGESVSLILKMSDGNLVGVETELSQLENITEGDRVFLHIPAEHLLAIKEEEE from the coding sequence ATGGCCTTTCTTGAAATTGTGGATGTATCCGTTGCTTACCAAAATAATGTTGTTGTGTTGAAAAATCTCAGTTTAAGTGTTGAAAAAGGCTCGTTTTTGTCACTGCTTGGCCCGTCGGGATGTGGAAAAACTACGACACTGAGAACTTTGGCTGGTTTTATATCACCAATGAATGGGAAGATCATTGTGAATGGTAAAGATTATACGAGAGTGCCACCACATAAGAGAAATATGGGGATTGTATTTCAAAGCTATGCCTTATTTCCACATCTGAATGTCTTTGAAAATATCGCGTTTGGGTTGAAAATGAGAAAATTGAATAAATCAGAGATAGATCAGAGAGTTAAAAGAGCGATAGATTTAGTTGGGCTTTCAGGACTTGAATATAGACTGCCATCTCAACTTTCGGGAGGACAGCAGCAAAGAGTTGGGATTGCGAGGGCTATCGTAATAGAGCCAGATGTTCTTCTCATGGACGAGCCATTGTCAAATTTGGATGCAAATTTGAGAATTGAAATGAGAAATGAAATAAGAAGAATTCAACAAAAATTGGGAATAACTACTATCTATGTCACACATGACCAATCTGAAGCCGTGGCATTGTCAGACCAAATTGCCGTCATGAACAATGGTAAGATCGTGCAACTTGACACTCCAAAAGAAGTGTTTTCAAACCCAAAAACAAGGTTTGTAGCAAATTTCATGGGTTTTCAAGAAATCGCCAAGGGTGTTGTGGAAAAAGTAGAAGGTGATTTTGCAACCATAAAGACTGTAGAAAAATCGCTCAAAGCCCGTACAACCACCAGCATGAAAGAAAATGAAAAGGTTGTACTTTGCGCCAGAGCAAGAAGGATGATGGTCGACGTTCATGACGGTGAGAATAAACTATCATCTCTGGTTGCATCGAAGATTTTTCAAGGTGAGAGCGTCTCTCTGATTTTGAAGATGTCAGATGGCAATCTTGTAGGTGTCGAAACGGAATTATCTCAGTTGGAAAATATCACCGAAGGTGACAGAGTGTTTTTACACATACCTGCAGAGCATCTTTTGGCAATTAAGGAGGAAGAAGAATGA
- a CDS encoding ABC transporter permease, which translates to MKINRWLVFCLIIVFAILLGPFLVIFFASFEPSSTLRFPPTGFTLSWFKKVIAMPMFQKSFIFSLQLALYSSFLSLLLGVPVAYITARYNFKGKRLIELVTTLPVIIPGMVAGLALLRFFVLLNIFSVQATLLIGHTAIVLPYVVRSTLASLVNLPFSIEEAAQSLGAHPLKSFFLVVLPNIRVGIISAFIMTFITSFNNVPISLFLTGPGVSTLPIVMMTYMEYYYNPSIAALSTLLIGATLVVVLLVQKIFGISKLL; encoded by the coding sequence ATGAAGATCAATAGATGGCTTGTTTTTTGCTTAATAATTGTATTTGCTATATTACTCGGTCCATTTTTGGTGATCTTCTTTGCTTCTTTTGAACCATCTTCTACACTGAGATTTCCACCAACGGGGTTCACGTTATCATGGTTCAAGAAAGTTATCGCAATGCCCATGTTTCAAAAGAGTTTTATCTTCAGCTTGCAGTTAGCTTTGTATTCATCTTTTCTCTCTTTATTGCTGGGTGTACCTGTGGCTTATATCACAGCGAGATATAATTTCAAAGGCAAGCGCCTGATAGAACTTGTCACAACTCTGCCTGTGATAATACCTGGGATGGTCGCTGGGCTCGCTTTGCTCAGATTTTTTGTCTTGTTGAATATTTTTTCAGTTCAGGCAACTTTGTTAATTGGCCATACAGCTATTGTTTTGCCTTACGTGGTCAGATCCACTCTGGCAAGTCTGGTGAATTTACCTTTTTCAATTGAAGAAGCAGCGCAGAGCCTTGGGGCACATCCATTGAAAAGTTTTTTCTTAGTTGTTCTTCCAAACATCAGAGTTGGCATAATCTCAGCTTTCATAATGACATTCATCACATCTTTTAACAATGTACCGATCTCTCTTTTTCTCACCGGTCCTGGTGTGAGTACCTTGCCAATAGTGATGATGACATATATGGAGTATTACTATAATCCAAGCATTGCAGCCCTTTCGACGTTGTTGATAGGTGCGACACTGGTAGTTGTTTTGTTGGTTCAGAAAATCTTTGGTATATCCAAACTTTTGTGA
- a CDS encoding ABC transporter permease: MKKYVIILPTLLFLLVFFLLPIFLIMVESVYQPQKGWVINKYVQFFTQRVSRVAYTRSLTISLLVTVVSLAIGYPSALAIVNIANDSLKSLLMTLVVFPLMTNSVARTFSWLAVLGREGLINNLLISLKLIDSPKRLLYTPGAVFFGLLQLFLPLMVISLVSALENLPKEVPLAAKSLGANALNLFTKIYIPLTVEGIVAGSTLVFTGCITAYVTPAVLGGSRVLMLSTLLYQKTSVTLDWSMATVIAVVMFVTTLAVNYLSRKISSLGVSKQ; this comes from the coding sequence ATGAAAAAGTACGTCATAATCTTGCCAACATTGCTGTTTTTGCTCGTGTTTTTTCTTCTACCCATCTTTTTGATAATGGTTGAAAGTGTCTATCAACCTCAAAAAGGATGGGTGATTAATAAATATGTCCAGTTCTTCACTCAAAGAGTTTCGCGTGTGGCTTATACAAGAAGTCTTACGATAAGTCTTCTTGTGACTGTTGTTTCACTGGCAATTGGATATCCATCTGCCTTAGCCATCGTGAATATAGCAAATGATTCGCTAAAGAGTTTGTTAATGACCTTAGTGGTATTTCCATTGATGACAAATTCTGTGGCGAGGACCTTTTCGTGGCTTGCCGTACTTGGTCGAGAGGGTTTGATCAACAATCTATTGATCTCGCTTAAACTCATAGACAGCCCTAAAAGACTTCTTTACACACCTGGGGCTGTCTTTTTTGGACTTTTGCAGTTGTTTCTCCCTTTGATGGTTATTTCCCTTGTGAGTGCCCTTGAAAACCTTCCAAAGGAAGTACCCTTGGCAGCAAAAAGTCTTGGTGCAAACGCTCTTAATCTTTTTACAAAGATTTATATTCCACTCACAGTCGAAGGTATTGTTGCAGGATCCACACTGGTTTTCACTGGTTGCATAACTGCGTATGTCACACCAGCGGTACTCGGTGGAAGTCGCGTCTTGATGTTGAGTACTTTGCTTTATCAAAAGACATCGGTGACCTTAGATTGGAGCATGGCGACTGTAATCGCTGTGGTGATGTTCGTAACGACCCTTGCTGTGAATTACCTTTCCAGAAAGATCAGTAGCTTGGGAGTGAGTAAGCAATGA
- a CDS encoding ABC transporter substrate-binding protein, whose product MKKIFLGIIMSLIAVTAFCAAKLNVSTWGFNLDLLDKNISKPFLEKYGVEIVREVGNNSVRLTKLISQKSNPVIDVVHFVDYYAMLAVKEGLLQPIDVSKLKNYTEIYDFAKDPIGGNYGIGYTVYSMGIVYRTDKIKGPITSWKDFWNKEVAGHISLPDITTTQGPALMMLFNEIYGGNAYDPELKAAFEKLNQLKKNVVTFYKTSSELINLFKMGEVWMAPVQRFSWGQFLDTGLPLAWVTPKEGMPGFLNVISIVKGAKNLEEAYKYIDFMISQEVQYAEAMDLVDSPVNVNVTVPQDIAEKLTYGVDHIKSLIFYKTDFIVENYDKWINKWNELIAQ is encoded by the coding sequence ATGAAAAAGATTTTTCTTGGCATTATCATGTCTTTGATTGCTGTAACAGCCTTCTGTGCCGCAAAGTTGAATGTTTCAACATGGGGTTTTAACCTTGATCTTCTGGATAAGAACATCTCTAAACCGTTTTTGGAAAAATATGGCGTTGAAATTGTCAGAGAAGTTGGAAATAATTCTGTAAGGTTGACCAAGTTAATCTCTCAAAAAAGTAATCCTGTAATCGATGTAGTTCATTTTGTTGATTATTATGCCATGCTTGCTGTTAAAGAAGGTCTTTTGCAACCCATTGACGTGAGTAAATTGAAAAATTACACAGAAATCTATGATTTTGCCAAGGATCCAATTGGAGGAAATTACGGCATTGGCTATACAGTTTATAGCATGGGTATCGTGTATCGAACGGATAAGATCAAAGGACCAATCACTTCATGGAAAGATTTTTGGAATAAGGAAGTAGCCGGACATATAAGTCTACCAGATATAACGACGACACAAGGACCGGCATTGATGATGCTTTTTAATGAAATCTATGGTGGAAATGCTTATGATCCTGAATTGAAAGCGGCATTTGAAAAGCTCAACCAACTCAAGAAAAATGTCGTCACTTTTTATAAGACTTCATCGGAACTCATCAATCTCTTCAAGATGGGTGAAGTCTGGATGGCTCCAGTTCAGAGGTTTTCATGGGGTCAATTTCTTGATACTGGTTTACCCCTTGCGTGGGTAACACCTAAGGAAGGTATGCCAGGTTTTCTGAATGTAATCAGTATAGTGAAAGGCGCAAAGAATCTCGAGGAAGCCTACAAGTACATAGATTTCATGATAAGTCAAGAAGTGCAGTATGCAGAAGCAATGGATCTTGTGGATTCGCCAGTGAATGTCAATGTCACAGTTCCCCAAGATATAGCAGAGAAATTGACTTATGGTGTTGATCATATAAAATCTCTCATTTTCTACAAAACAGATTTCATCGTAGAAAATTACGATAAATGGATCAACAAATGGAACGAGTTGATAGCACAATAA
- a CDS encoding MBL fold metallo-hydrolase, producing MSISKTKLTVLCDDKLTSPLFTEHGFSVFIEKDDQSPILFDIGNSDVFMKNASILRKDSTKVEKIISHGHYKSVV from the coding sequence GTGAGTATATCCAAAACCAAATTGACTGTTTTATGTGATGATAAACTCACATCACCACTTTTTACCGAACACGGCTTTTCAGTTTTCATAGAGAAAGATGATCAATCACCAATTCTTTTTGATATTGGTAACAGTGATGTTTTCATGAAAAATGCCAGTATCCTGAGAAAAGATTCGACAAAAGTTGAAAAGATAATAAGCCATGGTCATTACAAAAGCGTGGTTTGA